A window from Hoeflea sp. IMCC20628 encodes these proteins:
- the surE gene encoding 5'/3'-nucleotidase SurE gives MRILITNDDGIHAEGLEVLERIARTLSDDVWIVSPETDQSGLAHSLTLSEPLRLREVREKTFALRGTPTDCVIMAIKRLMDPAPDLVLSGVNSGQNVADDVTYSGTVAGAMEGTLLGIRSIAISQAYTFKDGRIMPWDVVESLAPALLKKLIKIDLPAGTLLNLNFPNCPVDEVKGVVVTDQGQLTHGLSIEEREDGRGFPYFWLKFGRRDFSPEANSDIKAISNGYVSVTPLKLDLTNHQVQEQISSALEV, from the coding sequence ATGCGCATACTCATCACCAATGACGACGGCATTCATGCCGAGGGACTTGAGGTGCTTGAGCGCATCGCACGGACGCTGTCAGACGATGTCTGGATCGTGTCACCAGAAACTGATCAGAGCGGTCTTGCGCATTCGCTGACCTTGTCGGAACCGTTGCGGCTTCGCGAAGTTCGCGAAAAGACCTTTGCGCTGCGCGGAACGCCGACCGATTGCGTGATCATGGCGATCAAGCGCCTGATGGACCCGGCGCCGGATCTGGTCTTGTCCGGTGTCAATTCCGGCCAGAATGTCGCCGATGACGTGACCTATTCCGGCACAGTGGCGGGCGCCATGGAAGGTACATTGCTGGGCATCCGGTCGATTGCCATCAGTCAGGCTTACACGTTCAAGGATGGCAGGATCATGCCGTGGGATGTGGTTGAGAGCCTGGCGCCGGCGCTGCTCAAGAAGCTGATCAAAATCGATCTGCCGGCGGGTACGCTGCTCAACCTCAATTTTCCGAATTGCCCAGTTGATGAAGTCAAGGGCGTGGTGGTGACTGATCAGGGGCAACTGACCCACGGATTGTCGATCGAGGAACGCGAAGACGGGCGCGGATTTCCCTATTTCTGGCTTAAGTTTGGCCGCCGCGATTTCTCGCCGGAGGCCAACAGCGACATCAAGGCGATCTCGAATGGCTATGTTTCGGTCACGCCGCTGAAGCTGGACCTGACCAATCATCAGGTCCAGGAGCAAATCTCCAGTGCCCTGGAAGTTTGA
- a CDS encoding protein-L-isoaspartate(D-aspartate) O-methyltransferase, with translation MNVRLLEKEGFAGLFLRLRAEGIADKALLTALEQTPRTLFVSAAYADAAYQDRMLPTDCGGFAESADLVARLLSALAIEPGHRVLDIGTGSGFMAAVAARLAERVLTVDRYKTLVQLAQQRFAHLGLGNVMARQADGTKGMSGEGNFDRIIATGAFEGMPRQFVDQLASGGVMLAPILMENGRTQMARLTKIGSRFEREDLFEVPYRALTPGVAAAL, from the coding sequence ATGAATGTTCGGCTGCTGGAAAAAGAAGGATTTGCCGGGTTGTTCCTGCGGCTGCGGGCCGAAGGCATCGCCGACAAGGCACTTCTGACCGCGCTTGAACAGACGCCGCGCACGCTGTTCGTTTCGGCGGCCTATGCGGATGCAGCTTATCAGGACCGGATGTTGCCGACAGATTGCGGTGGCTTTGCCGAAAGCGCTGATCTGGTTGCTCGTCTGCTTTCTGCGCTGGCGATAGAACCCGGTCACCGGGTTCTCGACATCGGGACCGGCAGCGGATTCATGGCCGCAGTTGCCGCACGTCTTGCCGAACGGGTGCTGACAGTGGATCGCTACAAGACCCTTGTCCAGCTTGCCCAGCAGCGTTTCGCTCACCTCGGACTGGGCAATGTAATGGCGCGCCAGGCTGACGGTACCAAAGGCATGAGCGGCGAGGGGAACTTTGATCGAATCATCGCAACCGGCGCTTTCGAGGGAATGCCGCGTCAATTTGTTGACCAGTTGGCGTCGGGTGGAGTCATGCTTGCGCCAATATTGATGGAGAATGGCCGGACACAGATGGCGCGGTTGACGAAAATCGGAAGCCGGTTTGAACGCGAAGACCTGTTTGAGGTTCCCTATCGGGCTTTGACCCCCGGTGTTGCAGCCGCTTTGTGA
- a CDS encoding peptidoglycan DD-metalloendopeptidase family protein — MLTASIPSPSSDSLAPMGGVGNPVPPGGLSGAYPQSGSQQAFPQAQSSVSQAFPGDYRSQPQTGYDATSTGSIPGSVARSVSSSSNLLPSAAGVARQALPTQQSVQTQPVAVASRALEPMVQPALAAPSQPAQQAFPERPAQVSSIAPVNPAYVNKSDPVLAPDPIVTGSAPQAAGWTTTGGTRITLGPDETIYNLSKRYGVPASEIMKANGISDPSKVASGRQLLIPVYVYSRQAPVSAPDNNPKTRSAKSSAGLQGEASQNNIPLPAPSPQRDAAVLPNAPVLRNPKTESVSNTGVTASAANPKASNSATGNYTVKGGDTLSRIARAHGVGVDALKSANGLTGSNIRIGQSLAIPAAGAETPDNVSTASIPTEAAPKSYTPPVKTAGDGVAAKTNADVASIAPAASGIGKFRWPARGQVITGFAKSENGKRNDGIDISMPAGTPVKAAENGVVIYSGDGLKEYGKTILIRHDDGLVTVYAHAQSLNVNRGDKVIRGQVVASSGMSGVAKTPRLHFEVRKNASPVDPTAYLE; from the coding sequence TTGCTGACGGCTTCAATTCCGTCACCATCTTCAGATTCGCTGGCGCCGATGGGTGGTGTTGGCAATCCGGTGCCGCCCGGCGGGCTCTCCGGTGCATATCCGCAGTCTGGCTCGCAGCAGGCCTTCCCGCAGGCGCAGTCTTCGGTCTCCCAGGCTTTCCCGGGCGATTACCGCAGCCAGCCGCAGACGGGTTATGACGCGACTTCCACAGGATCCATTCCTGGTTCCGTGGCACGGTCGGTTTCCTCCTCCTCGAACCTGCTTCCTTCGGCTGCAGGCGTTGCACGTCAGGCATTGCCAACGCAGCAATCTGTTCAGACGCAGCCAGTGGCTGTGGCTTCGCGGGCACTTGAACCAATGGTTCAGCCAGCGCTTGCCGCACCAAGCCAGCCAGCGCAGCAAGCCTTCCCGGAACGGCCCGCACAGGTTTCCTCGATTGCGCCGGTGAACCCGGCCTATGTCAACAAGAGCGATCCCGTTCTGGCTCCTGATCCGATTGTCACCGGCTCAGCGCCGCAAGCGGCTGGTTGGACGACGACAGGTGGAACCCGGATCACGCTTGGCCCTGATGAGACCATCTACAATCTCTCCAAGCGGTATGGCGTTCCTGCCAGCGAGATCATGAAAGCCAACGGCATTAGCGACCCCTCCAAGGTTGCGTCCGGCCGGCAATTGCTGATCCCGGTTTATGTCTATTCACGGCAAGCACCGGTTTCTGCGCCGGACAACAATCCGAAGACGCGGTCCGCCAAGTCAAGCGCTGGCCTTCAGGGTGAGGCGAGCCAGAACAACATTCCGCTTCCGGCTCCTTCGCCGCAACGCGATGCCGCTGTGCTTCCCAATGCGCCTGTGCTGCGGAACCCGAAGACCGAATCCGTGTCGAATACCGGAGTGACTGCGAGCGCTGCCAATCCCAAGGCATCCAATTCGGCCACCGGCAACTACACGGTCAAGGGCGGCGATACTCTGAGCCGGATTGCCCGCGCCCATGGAGTTGGCGTCGACGCGCTCAAATCCGCCAATGGTCTGACCGGATCAAATATCCGCATAGGTCAATCGCTTGCGATTCCGGCTGCAGGTGCCGAAACTCCTGACAATGTGTCGACGGCGTCAATCCCGACCGAGGCTGCGCCGAAATCCTACACGCCGCCGGTCAAAACCGCAGGCGACGGCGTTGCTGCCAAAACCAATGCTGATGTTGCATCCATTGCACCGGCAGCGAGTGGTATTGGCAAATTCCGCTGGCCCGCACGCGGTCAGGTGATTACCGGCTTCGCCAAGAGCGAGAACGGCAAGCGCAATGACGGTATTGATATTTCGATGCCTGCCGGAACCCCGGTCAAGGCTGCGGAGAATGGTGTGGTCATCTATTCCGGCGACGGCCTGAAGGAATACGGTAAAACCATTCTGATCCGGCACGATGACGGCCTGGTGACGGTCTACGCTCATGCACAGAGCCTCAATGTCAACCGGGGCGACAAGGTGATCCGCGGTCAGGTGGTCGCTAGCTCCGGCATGAGTGGTGTAGCCAAGACGCCGCGTCTGCACTTCGAGGTTCGCAAGAACGCCTCGCCGGTGGACCCGACTGCCTATCTTGAATAA
- a CDS encoding ATP-binding protein, whose product MQDEIARQILAELARLSKAVESLAPTPPASQDFDAAECFVWDAEALHLAPVKKPNRIDIALIKGVDHVRDILVDNTRRFALGHAANNVLLWGARGMGKSSLVKSVHATLSAEAGLVAPLKLVEIHREDINSLPALMSILRPVPARFILFCDDLSFDHDDTAYKSLKAALDGGIEGRPDNVLLYATSNRRHLLPRDMIENERSTAINPSEAVEEKVSLSDRFGLWLGFHKCSQDEYLDMISGYAAHYGLDDQPDNLRAEALEWSTTRGARSGRVAWQFIQDLAGRSGKTL is encoded by the coding sequence ATGCAAGATGAAATCGCCCGCCAAATCCTCGCCGAACTCGCCCGTCTGTCAAAGGCTGTGGAATCACTGGCGCCCACGCCCCCCGCATCTCAGGATTTTGATGCCGCAGAGTGCTTTGTCTGGGACGCGGAAGCCCTTCACCTCGCCCCTGTCAAAAAACCCAACCGGATCGACATTGCCCTGATCAAGGGGGTCGATCATGTTCGTGACATTCTGGTCGACAACACCCGCCGCTTTGCACTCGGTCATGCAGCCAACAACGTTCTGCTATGGGGCGCGCGCGGCATGGGCAAGTCTTCGCTGGTCAAATCAGTTCATGCCACGCTTTCTGCAGAAGCCGGACTGGTGGCACCGCTAAAGCTGGTCGAGATCCACCGCGAAGACATCAACTCCCTGCCCGCGCTTATGAGTATTCTCAGACCCGTACCAGCACGCTTCATCCTGTTTTGCGACGATCTATCATTCGATCATGACGACACTGCCTACAAGTCTCTCAAGGCGGCGCTCGACGGCGGCATTGAGGGCCGCCCCGACAATGTCCTGCTTTATGCCACCTCCAATCGCCGCCACTTGCTGCCGCGCGACATGATCGAAAACGAACGCTCCACCGCGATCAATCCAAGTGAGGCTGTTGAAGAGAAGGTGTCGCTGTCTGATCGATTCGGCCTTTGGCTCGGCTTCCACAAATGCAGCCAGGATGAGTATCTGGATATGATTTCGGGATACGCGGCTCATTACGGGCTTGATGATCAGCCCGATAATTTGCGCGCCGAGGCGCTGGAATGGTCAACAACCCGGGGCGCCAGATCCGGCCGCGTCGCCTGGCAGTTCATCCAGGATCTGGCAGGCCGTTCGGGAAAAACCCTCTAG
- the yajC gene encoding preprotein translocase subunit YajC produces MFVTPAHAQSLMGGGGSEILMSILPFLLIFVIMYFLIIRPQRTQMKKREEMLKNVRRGDQVVTGGGILGKVTKVIDDAELEVEIADGVKIKLIRSLIADVRAKGEPVKE; encoded by the coding sequence ATGTTTGTGACCCCGGCACATGCCCAGTCCCTAATGGGCGGCGGCGGCAGCGAGATCTTGATGTCGATCCTGCCATTCCTTCTGATCTTCGTGATCATGTATTTCCTCATCATTCGCCCGCAGCGCACGCAAATGAAAAAGCGTGAAGAAATGCTCAAGAATGTTCGTCGCGGCGACCAGGTTGTCACCGGTGGCGGCATCTTGGGCAAGGTCACCAAAGTGATCGATGATGCCGAACTGGAAGTCGAAATTGCTGATGGCGTCAAGATCAAGTTGATCCGCAGCCTGATTGCCGATGTGCGCGCCAAGGGCGAGCCCGTCAAGGAATAG
- the secDF gene encoding protein translocase subunit SecDF — protein MLYFSRWKTTLIWLAVLAGVVFAFPNLLNQQQADNLPDWVPSKKMTLGLDLQGGSYMLLQVERQDIIKDRLTTTVDDVRRILRETGIGYTGLSGTGQMVQVRIRDVARVEEAKTALAELELPVNSGLFGGGTVSEATIEETQPGQLRILLSDDGISYRVSSAVAQSIEVVRKRIDELGTTEPLIQRQGADRILVQVPGLEDPERLKSLLNQTAKLAFRLVDSSMPVQEAIQGRPPANSDILYSTDDPPVPYLIQRSVLVSGENLVDAQAGYDQRTNEPIVSFRFDSKGGQRFGQATTQNVGLPFAIVLDDQVISAPVIREPILGGTGQISGNFDVQSANDLAILLRAGALPATLTVIEERTVGPGLGADSIAAGEIAGIIGAILVLAFMFVAYGMLGFLANLALIANVTMIIALLTMLGATLTLPGIAGIVLTVGMAVDSNVLIYERIREEHRAGRSLIQAIDAGFSKAFATILDANVTTLIAAVILFYLGTGPVRGFAITLAIGIVTTVFTAFTFTRWLVAEWVRRRRPKAMPKGALDAIVRDFTFRFMKVRRYTFVASAALSLASMALFATINMNYGIDFKGGSMIEVQAKQGNADVGDIRARLGELNLGDIQAQEFGSPREVLIRMQAQGGGENAEQTVITLVRAELEGDYDIRRVEVVGPTVSGELAQAGTIAVIASLLAILVYIWFRFEWQFALGAIIATVHDVVLTIGIFVVSGIEFNLSSIAAVLTIVGYSLNDTVVVYDRVRENLRRYKKMPLTSLLDTSINQMLPRTILTSVTTLLALLALFIFGGEVIRSFTFAMIFGVVVGTYSSIFIAAPVLILFKLRADNFRVGLDAETEGEAIPESSEKSRA, from the coding sequence ATGCTTTATTTCTCCCGTTGGAAAACAACCCTGATCTGGCTAGCGGTTCTCGCCGGCGTGGTGTTCGCCTTTCCGAACCTTCTCAATCAGCAACAAGCTGACAATCTGCCCGATTGGGTTCCGTCCAAGAAGATGACGCTGGGCCTCGACTTGCAGGGCGGCTCCTACATGCTGCTTCAGGTCGAACGACAGGACATCATCAAGGACCGGTTGACGACAACTGTTGATGATGTGCGTCGGATTTTGCGTGAAACGGGCATTGGGTATACCGGCCTGTCAGGGACTGGCCAGATGGTTCAGGTCCGGATTCGCGACGTTGCTCGTGTCGAGGAAGCCAAAACCGCTCTTGCCGAGCTTGAACTGCCTGTAAACTCAGGCCTGTTTGGCGGCGGCACGGTGTCCGAAGCCACCATTGAAGAGACCCAGCCAGGGCAATTGCGGATATTGCTGTCAGATGATGGCATCAGCTACCGCGTGTCTTCTGCCGTGGCGCAGTCCATCGAAGTGGTGCGCAAGCGTATTGATGAACTGGGAACCACCGAACCGCTGATTCAGCGCCAGGGTGCGGATCGAATTCTGGTTCAGGTTCCAGGACTTGAAGACCCGGAGCGTCTAAAAAGCCTGCTCAACCAGACCGCCAAACTGGCATTCCGGTTGGTTGACAGCTCGATGCCGGTGCAGGAAGCCATTCAAGGCCGTCCTCCGGCAAATTCCGACATTCTCTATTCCACTGATGATCCGCCGGTTCCGTACCTGATTCAGCGCTCGGTGCTGGTCTCGGGCGAAAACCTCGTCGATGCGCAGGCAGGCTATGACCAGCGCACCAATGAGCCGATTGTCAGCTTCCGGTTCGATTCCAAGGGCGGCCAGCGTTTTGGCCAGGCCACGACTCAGAATGTCGGCTTGCCGTTCGCCATCGTGCTGGATGACCAAGTGATATCGGCGCCGGTGATCCGCGAGCCGATCCTGGGCGGAACAGGCCAGATTTCTGGCAATTTCGATGTTCAGAGCGCCAACGATCTGGCTATTCTGTTGCGTGCGGGCGCCTTGCCGGCAACGCTGACTGTTATTGAAGAACGCACGGTCGGTCCCGGCCTTGGCGCCGACTCGATCGCTGCCGGCGAGATTGCCGGTATCATCGGTGCGATTCTGGTTCTGGCGTTCATGTTTGTTGCCTATGGCATGCTTGGCTTCCTCGCCAATCTGGCATTGATTGCCAACGTGACCATGATCATCGCGCTTCTGACCATGTTGGGAGCGACGCTGACATTGCCAGGCATTGCCGGCATCGTGCTGACTGTCGGTATGGCGGTCGATTCCAACGTGCTGATCTATGAGCGCATACGTGAAGAGCACAGGGCAGGGCGGTCGCTAATCCAGGCTATTGATGCAGGCTTCTCCAAAGCCTTCGCCACCATCCTCGATGCCAACGTCACCACATTGATTGCGGCTGTGATCCTGTTCTATCTCGGCACCGGTCCGGTGCGGGGCTTTGCCATCACGCTGGCGATCGGCATCGTGACGACCGTGTTCACCGCGTTTACCTTCACCCGCTGGCTGGTGGCGGAATGGGTACGTCGCAGACGTCCCAAGGCGATGCCGAAGGGTGCGCTGGATGCAATTGTCCGGGACTTCACCTTCCGCTTCATGAAAGTCCGCCGCTATACCTTTGTGGCGTCGGCGGCGCTGTCGCTGGCCTCGATGGCGCTGTTTGCGACCATCAACATGAACTATGGCATCGATTTCAAAGGCGGATCGATGATCGAGGTTCAAGCCAAGCAAGGCAACGCCGATGTCGGCGATATCCGAGCCCGGCTGGGTGAGCTCAATCTGGGCGATATCCAGGCGCAGGAGTTCGGTTCACCGCGTGAAGTCCTGATTCGCATGCAGGCGCAGGGTGGCGGCGAAAATGCCGAGCAGACCGTCATCACTCTGGTCCGTGCAGAGCTTGAGGGCGATTACGATATCCGCCGGGTGGAAGTGGTTGGCCCGACAGTCTCTGGTGAACTGGCACAGGCCGGCACCATCGCCGTCATTGCCTCCTTGCTGGCGATCCTGGTCTACATCTGGTTCCGGTTCGAATGGCAGTTTGCCTTGGGTGCAATCATCGCAACGGTGCATGACGTGGTGCTGACCATTGGCATTTTCGTGGTGTCCGGCATCGAGTTCAACCTGTCGAGTATCGCGGCGGTGCTGACAATTGTCGGCTACTCGCTCAACGATACCGTGGTGGTTTACGACCGCGTGCGTGAAAACCTCAGGCGATACAAGAAGATGCCGCTGACCAGCCTGCTCGACACGTCAATCAACCAGATGTTGCCGCGCACGATTCTCACATCGGTGACAACGCTTCTGGCGCTGCTGGCATTGTTCATCTTTGGCGGTGAAGTCATCCGTTCGTTCACCTTCGCCATGATCTTCGGCGTGGTGGTTGGCACCTACTCGTCAATCTTTATCGCGGCACCAGTGCTGATCCTGTTCAAACTTCGGGCCGACAATTTCCGTGTTGGGCTGGATGCAGAGACGGAAGGTGAAGCGATACCTGAGAGCTCTGAGAAAAGCAGGGCGTGA
- a CDS encoding Mth938-like domain-containing protein: MARGIEIREAHFPGRAPIEAYGNGGFRFADMSHRGSILCLPSGIYGWDVTEGQPLDVSLFDKVLAETRDIEFLLVGTGMSIQFLPADLKTALRAANVSSDPMSTGAAVRTYNVMLAESRAVAAALIAV; the protein is encoded by the coding sequence ATGGCGCGCGGCATTGAAATACGCGAAGCGCATTTCCCTGGCCGCGCGCCAATAGAAGCCTACGGCAATGGCGGATTCCGGTTCGCCGACATGTCACATCGCGGATCGATCCTCTGCCTGCCTTCAGGCATATACGGGTGGGATGTGACTGAGGGGCAGCCGCTTGATGTTTCCTTGTTCGACAAGGTGCTGGCGGAGACCCGGGATATCGAGTTCCTTTTGGTTGGGACCGGCATGTCAATCCAGTTCTTACCCGCTGACCTCAAAACTGCGTTGCGCGCAGCCAATGTTTCCTCAGATCCTATGAGCACCGGCGCTGCTGTGCGTACCTACAATGTGATGCTGGCCGAATCGCGTGCGGTCGCAGCCGCGCTGATTGCTGTGTAA
- a CDS encoding phytoene/squalene synthase family protein, which translates to MSKASSSGAPLSGSREQLLAALREFDIDRYLALLLMPEAPQGDIAALFLFNAEIAAIRDKIREPLPGEIRLQWWSDVLAGERRAEAVAHPVAAALLELIHRSNMPVAPLIAMCEARVFDLYDDPMPDRSSYEGYAGETASTILQMSAFLLDSEASASTATASGHAGVAQAVAGHLMLLPMSRSRGQLFLPGDLLAATGLDRKGFLSGDNRAAISNAVRAFAGFGREHLTKARAALDDLPVSVFPAYLPVVLVEAVLRRAEAMGADCLDTPIRTPQWRRQWQLWRAIRRGRV; encoded by the coding sequence ATGAGCAAGGCTAGTTCATCGGGCGCGCCTCTATCTGGTTCACGCGAGCAATTGCTGGCGGCGTTGCGCGAGTTCGATATCGACCGCTATCTTGCGCTGCTGCTGATGCCCGAAGCGCCGCAGGGCGACATTGCTGCATTGTTCCTGTTCAATGCCGAGATCGCCGCAATCCGCGACAAGATCCGGGAGCCTCTTCCCGGCGAAATCCGGCTGCAATGGTGGAGTGACGTGCTGGCCGGTGAGCGACGGGCGGAGGCGGTGGCGCATCCGGTTGCTGCAGCGTTGCTGGAGTTGATTCACCGCAGCAACATGCCTGTAGCGCCGCTGATCGCCATGTGCGAGGCGAGGGTGTTTGATCTTTATGATGATCCGATGCCGGATCGGTCCAGCTATGAGGGCTATGCCGGCGAAACCGCGTCGACGATCCTGCAGATGTCAGCATTTCTGCTCGATTCGGAAGCCTCAGCCAGCACCGCTACCGCCAGCGGCCACGCCGGTGTGGCGCAGGCCGTGGCGGGGCATTTGATGCTGCTACCGATGTCGCGCAGCCGGGGGCAACTGTTTCTGCCGGGCGATCTGCTGGCCGCCACGGGGCTTGATCGCAAAGGGTTTCTATCAGGTGACAACAGGGCAGCTATCTCCAATGCCGTGCGGGCTTTTGCCGGCTTTGGGCGAGAGCATCTGACCAAGGCGCGTGCAGCGCTTGATGATTTGCCGGTCTCGGTGTTTCCGGCCTATCTGCCTGTGGTATTGGTGGAAGCTGTACTGCGGCGCGCCGAGGCAATGGGCGCTGATTGTCTCGACACGCCGATACGCACACCGCAATGGCGGCGGCAGTGGCAATTGTGGCGGGCTATCCGGCGTGGCCGGGTCTGA
- a CDS encoding sterol desaturase family protein translates to MPDLKDFPDVTQMAIPFFVIAILLELLVIRVLRRRGDYETRDTTTSLLMGVGNVVAGLLLGFVAFGVLMWVWEFRIYDFGTSWWAVALCFILDDLRYYWYHRIAHRCRWVWAEHVNHHSSQHYNLSTALRQSWTGTFTGMFILRIPLALIGFHPVLLLFVGGLNLVYQFWIHTEAIGKMWKPIELIFNTPSHHRVHHATNPRYLDSNYAGTLIIWDRMFGSFVPELDADMPRYGIVKNIGTFNPFKVAFHEWIDMFRDAFQPGLTVAERLAYLFAPPGWSHDGSRKNSAALKADYVAQNPEAAGMPGLPGSELPAGNHRS, encoded by the coding sequence ATGCCTGACCTGAAGGACTTCCCTGATGTGACGCAGATGGCGATCCCGTTTTTCGTCATTGCGATCCTGCTTGAACTGCTTGTCATTCGCGTGCTCAGGCGGCGTGGCGACTATGAGACCCGCGATACGACAACGTCGCTGTTGATGGGGGTTGGCAATGTGGTCGCCGGTCTGCTGCTTGGGTTCGTCGCTTTCGGCGTGCTGATGTGGGTCTGGGAGTTCCGAATCTATGATTTCGGTACATCCTGGTGGGCCGTCGCGCTGTGCTTCATTCTCGATGATCTGCGCTATTACTGGTACCACCGCATCGCGCACCGGTGCCGCTGGGTCTGGGCCGAGCACGTCAACCATCACTCCTCGCAGCACTATAATTTGTCGACGGCGTTGCGGCAGAGCTGGACCGGCACGTTCACCGGCATGTTCATCCTGCGGATTCCGCTGGCCCTGATCGGCTTTCACCCGGTGCTTCTGCTTTTCGTCGGTGGGCTCAATCTGGTCTATCAGTTCTGGATCCACACCGAAGCCATCGGCAAGATGTGGAAACCGATAGAACTGATCTTCAACACGCCGTCGCATCACCGGGTGCATCACGCCACCAATCCGCGCTATCTCGATTCGAACTATGCCGGCACATTGATCATCTGGGACCGGATGTTTGGCAGTTTCGTGCCGGAACTTGATGCGGACATGCCGCGCTACGGCATCGTCAAGAACATCGGCACCTTCAATCCGTTCAAGGTCGCGTTTCACGAGTGGATCGACATGTTCCGTGATGCGTTCCAGCCGGGCCTGACGGTTGCCGAGCGACTGGCCTATCTGTTTGCGCCACCTGGCTGGAGTCACGACGGGTCGCGCAAGAATTCCGCAGCACTGAAGGCGGATTATGTGGCGCAGAACCCCGAAGCAGCCGGAATGCCGGGTTTGCCCGGGTCGGAACTGCCCGCAGGCAACCACCGCAGTTGA
- a CDS encoding pilus assembly protein TadG-related protein, with the protein MLKSFATNRSGNFGMIAALLSVPLFGAAAMAVDYVNAASHRASIQNAVDAAVLAAAASGMKTEAEMRVVAEKALLGNVDEDMRNTVDINGFAVTADGQVTMSVTGKLPSTFARIFNLDVLKVGVNAQAQRPGGQTIEIALVLDNTYSMVGKKLTDLKLAANELIKTFEGVADLDVKIAVVPFSRYVNVGTQYRNQSWLQVDPDSSTTKNVCRKTKPLISKSGCYRETTSGMNDGVPTTGSREVCSSYTYGPEETVCWDSTSNVTWRGCVGSRDAPFDINDTRPDRRIPGLMNQNCSAPLLTLTDDFTAVRNSIKSMVAQNETYIPAGVMWGWRVLSPQVPFTEGEAYSKDVRKFMIVMTDGSNTLSPSYPYHNGRDGTYADQLMIKACNNAKLESIEIFTVGVDVPNASTREGLVSCASNPKNAIAISDSAKLGLAFKGIANEILSIRLTM; encoded by the coding sequence ATGTTGAAATCCTTCGCCACCAACCGTTCCGGAAATTTCGGCATGATTGCCGCGTTGCTGAGTGTTCCATTGTTCGGTGCCGCTGCAATGGCGGTGGATTATGTCAACGCTGCCAGTCACCGGGCCTCGATCCAGAATGCCGTCGATGCAGCCGTGCTCGCCGCCGCTGCCTCTGGAATGAAGACCGAAGCAGAGATGCGCGTGGTGGCCGAAAAGGCCTTGTTGGGCAATGTCGACGAAGACATGCGCAACACTGTCGACATCAACGGTTTCGCCGTTACTGCCGATGGTCAGGTCACGATGTCGGTCACCGGCAAGCTGCCGAGCACCTTTGCGCGGATTTTCAATCTCGATGTACTCAAGGTTGGCGTCAACGCCCAGGCGCAGCGCCCAGGTGGTCAGACGATCGAGATCGCCCTGGTGCTCGACAACACCTATTCCATGGTCGGCAAAAAGCTCACTGACCTCAAATTGGCGGCCAATGAGTTGATCAAGACCTTCGAGGGCGTGGCTGACCTTGACGTTAAGATCGCCGTGGTTCCGTTCTCGCGTTACGTCAATGTAGGAACCCAATACCGGAACCAGAGCTGGCTGCAGGTTGATCCTGATTCTTCAACGACCAAGAATGTCTGCCGCAAGACCAAGCCGCTCATTTCCAAGTCAGGCTGTTACCGGGAAACCACCAGCGGCATGAACGACGGTGTGCCCACGACGGGAAGCCGGGAGGTCTGCAGCAGTTACACCTACGGTCCGGAGGAAACGGTCTGCTGGGACAGCACCTCAAATGTCACCTGGAGAGGCTGCGTCGGCTCGCGGGATGCGCCATTCGACATTAACGACACGCGGCCTGACCGGCGCATTCCTGGCCTGATGAACCAGAACTGCAGCGCTCCGTTGCTGACGCTCACCGACGATTTCACTGCCGTCCGCAATTCGATCAAGTCGATGGTGGCCCAGAACGAAACCTATATTCCGGCTGGCGTCATGTGGGGCTGGCGGGTGCTGTCGCCACAGGTTCCTTTCACCGAGGGCGAAGCCTATTCCAAGGATGTCCGGAAGTTCATGATTGTGATGACCGATGGCTCCAACACTTTGTCGCCGAGCTATCCGTATCACAACGGCCGGGACGGCACTTATGCTGACCAGCTCATGATAAAGGCCTGCAACAATGCCAAGCTCGAAAGCATCGAAATTTTCACCGTCGGCGTCGACGTGCCCAACGCAAGCACGCGAGAAGGGTTGGTGAGTTGCGCATCCAACCCGAAAAACGCAATCGCCATCAGCGACTCCGCCAAACTTGGCCTCGCTTTCAAGGGCATCGCCAACGAGATCCTGTCGATCCGGCTGACCATGTAG